The Belonocnema kinseyi isolate 2016_QV_RU_SX_M_011 chromosome 2, B_treatae_v1, whole genome shotgun sequence nucleotide sequence TTCAaatcgtgctcagtcagtcaggttcgccgatttttcaataaaattttcagggaatatAGTTCAAcatgtccttcgactgatagaaaataagaaattcaaaaattaattttaaaaaaggtttgacatttttttctgatgcttggTGCTTATCGAACTTCTccaacttccagcgtttcgtttattgAGCGAATTTTGAGAAACAAAGAACTTCCAGCgagaaaattgttaacaaaaatacaaagtagttttctagaaaatgtaaACCCAATCGAtttgatatttaagaaaatctTAACGTCTGAAGTCGATAGCGGCTAGGCGACGtattatgtataaataaataatagtgcataatgtaaatcaatttatttatttaatattaatattatgataAGAAATACTAAAGTTCTATTAAAAGAGGAATGTGAAACAAATGTACTTTCTCGAACTTCCACCTTTTTACATTCCACGAATTTGAAGCATTGAAACAATCGCGGAATTAAGAATCCGCTGAATCTCAACtattagatatttattttttggttcactTTTGAacagtttgtcttaaaaatagaaccattctattatacctaatattaaatgaataaattattttacattatgtattattatttatttattcataatactTTCATATTGCctgattactttttatttttggcgcTGGAGAACTGTATTGAATCGCATCTGAAACTCTCGATACAGCCGGCGTGCGAGTCGCCTCGCCACTATCGATTTGAGACGTTaacaatttcttgaatatcaattcgatggggctaacattttcaagaaaacttctttgtactgttttgaacaaatttcttgctggaagttttttgttgctcgAAATTCGTTCAATAAACGAAACGCTCAAAGTTAAAGAAGTCTTGCAAGCGCCAAgcaccagaaaaaaaattttcaaacattttttgaaataaattttggaattccttctgctctatcagtcgaaggacatttcgaGCTACATTtgcacataattttatttaaaaatccgaaaaacgGACTGATGGAGCAGGAGTTGaagtgaaaacaaattaaaattaatcttttcaacgacaacaaaaaaaagtttttttggccttaattagaaaactaaaaaatctacaatttttgcgtgcgaaaaaaagatgcgcaataaaattctaCATCCAGATATAgtctttaaacattcaaattcgAATATGTTATTAAAAGTCTCCAGGGACcttcccactcccggcgaaataagtttatgagCCCTTATTCGATCCGGTAGCTCAATTGCTTTCTTCAACACATAACAATAATctatatatttcagaaaattaacttatgtcGATATTGAAGGGGAGTAAATTACTGTTTcataaatatcaaaatatgaaattgagtATTATGTATtgatttcaacaaagaatataatttgaggtaaaaaaaaatattttttttgtattgcaaatagtagctttttaaaccatattagcAAAATTCTAAACTTTAATGTTTCatgtacgtttttttaaattcagatggCGTGCGATCATGTGCCTTGACAAGCTACTTTTCCTATTTGTGTTATGACAACAATAGTCGCAAGTAAATTGTGGTTTGACTGTTGCATGCTCTGCACGTTTATGTTGATTTAGAGCACTTGTAGTAGTGTAACTTCGAGAACATACGTTGCAATTGTGCCTTATTTGCGAAGACTGTAAGTGGCGTGAAGAAATGTGTTTTGACAGACTTGCTTTCTCATTCGCTTTATGTCCGCAAAAATCGCAAATAAATTGTGGTTTGTCTGTTTCGTGGTATAATCGTTTATGTCGGTTTAAAACTCCCATCGCAGTGTAACTCCGAGGACATTTGTTGCATTTATGTCTTATTTTCGTTGTTTGTAAGTGACATGAAACAATGTGTCTTGCTAAGCTACTTTTCAGATTCATGCTAATTCCGCAAAAATCGCAAAACCATAACGCTTTTACTACTGAGTGTTTAAAACGTTTatgttgatttaaatttttgagcaaagTGTAACTTCGAAAACATATGTTGCATTTATGCCTCAATACCGACTCTGATGTGTCTAAATTTTCATGCACGCGACTTATATGTCTATCCATATAACATTTCTGTTTAAATCGTCTGTTGCAGAATTTACATATGAACTGCGGATTTAAATCGCATTCATATTTTAGATGgtgattcaaatgattttttaatagatagCTGTGGGAACACTTCTTGCATTTGTACTTCTTTTCCGCTTCCTGTTCTGATTCCTGAACTTTATAAGTTTCTTTAATATCTACAGCGTGGAATTTTGAGTCATACTTTTGAACTGTAGTGTCTTGATctgaaacttaagaaaaaataaataaatttacaattttctacttcatattcttatttaagaaattttatttccaaatctggTCATACCTTCGATAAATTCTTCCTTAATTTCCACAAATTCGTCATTGCTATATTGAATGTCGGAAGTAGAGtgcttttcatcatttttaatcagTAGATTTTGGTGTTCCGTTTGGTATTTTGAAAGACATACTCTTATTTCAGTGTTTTTCCAATCACTCTTTGATTTCTCTGaaaagaatcataaaaatttaGGTGAAATTTTTTCAGTGGATGAATAATTGATCATAATGTTATAACTAAAACCTTACATAAAACTTTCGGATGTTAGTTTATAGTTTGAgttaagataaataaattatgattaaaatggGATTTCACTTCGTGTATTTTTGAAGGCGAAGCTCACATTATCAAGGAACATATTATTATACAAAATCACTTTTTAAGTTCCTTATTATATGACAGTTGTTTAATTAATGGATGTTCCATTGcacaatagaaaaattttctacatcttaatataaattatgatattaaaagtataaaaatataccTCACATATTAAAACATGACATTTTCATGTTTCTAGTCTTTCTAAATGTGCTGTGAAGTATTTAACTTTTGGGAAAGACTTCCATCTCTTTCGaccagaatatatatatatttgaaaataaaagactATTTACAAttgagaaattataatttattaaacttgGATAAACTATATAATTACTTCTTTACTAACGGCATAAAACATTTCTTAAcataaattatagaaacaaaatatttttataacatttttcaaaagaaattaaaatagtaGGATGATAGGTCTTATTATAATAagaaattctatattaaaaaatagtatattgttcCATCGAGTGTGAAATTTGCATTACGAGCAAGAGGCTAAGCGTTCCAATAATAAGCCGACTGTAAAGGAAAcgactgtaaacttcacaagagttatAACTATCTACTTTCAGCACCtgttacataaaatattttttataacaaatgtagGAAATTTTTGagttgagaaacaataaaaacaaatttttttttgaaatttgtggtcatttttggaaatttatgattaaattacaagaaattaccaaaaatgtccgaacattttctgtaatttatcggtaatttatcactcatttatggtaacttatcacatCGAGTTTTCCCCATCACCATTCGCAGTCCTGGAAAGTAAGTCTAAATCGAAATGCGCAAGTGAAATAGCAATAAATAGTAATCTGGCTCGAACTGTGCAGGCCCAGCAGCTAGACGAAGTAATCTTgctcaaagagcgcaagcgcagcagcaAGAAAAAGTCTTTtcaaactgctttttaccacgaaATATGcgttacaaaaaagttatttacgtCGATATTGTAGGAGATCAAATTCACTTTTTCGGATCCTGCGAAAAGTACAATTGAGTAAATTTCACAAAACATAGTATAAGGTATAAAAGCTTTTAATGCAATGCAAAAAAGAGGGTTTTCAAGTCCAGATGGCGCGAGGTAATGTGTTTGGATAAGCTACTTTTCTGATTCGTTTTGACGCTACAATAGTCGCAAATAAATTGAGGTTTGTCTGCTGCATGTTCTGAACGTTCATGTCGCTGCAAAGAAGCTAACCAAGCGTAACTTCTATGACATCTGTTGCATTTATGCCTTAGTGTAgatttttttggatttgtttTCTGATGCACGTAGTCTACATGGCGATTCATGTGTTGTTTCTGTTTCAACCGTTTATTACAGAATTTACAACTGAAATGTGGTATGACGCCGCACTCGTATTTTAGATGgtgattcaaatgatttttccaTTTATAACTGCGGGCACACTTTTCGCATTTGTACTTCTTTTCCGATTCCTTTTCTGATTCCTAAATCTTCTGAATATTATCTGTGGGCCATTTTTAGTTTACAGGAACATTATAATACTCTTTGATATCTCCAGTAGAGAATTTTGAGTCCAAATTTTGACCTGCAGTTTCTGGAtctggaaatttaacaaaataaattttgcgattcttcatttcattttcttatttaagataATTGAATGAGAAATCTTTACATACCTTCGACAATTTCTTCcttgatttttaatgtttcgtCATTGATATGACCAATTTcgcaagtagattaattttcataatttttaaacaatatgtaATTATGTTCCCACTGATGGTTTAATATATATGATTTATATTCTACTGTTGATCTTATTCCTGTGTTATTCCAATCCCTCTTTGATTGCTctcaaaaaaacatgaaaatgggTATTAGAGTTTTTCAGTGACTGAATGATGATTGTCCTACAACTAAACcgtaaatttttcatacaaaaagggATCCTGCACTCATatacattttaatataataaactgtTTCTAAagcaaacaatataatttattatccccGGAacatataaataatgtttttattaatgacacaaaatttcttttgaataaacAATGGAAATAAAATCGGCTTACTCAATTTTTGAACCGgaacttaaaaaagtaaaaatacgaacaaattaaaaatgttaattaattaatacctTCTGATTACTATTTTCTTTCAAGTAAATGCAATGTATAATAAGAAATgacatgtttaaaataaaaaatgaatcgatATTATTATAAAAGCAATACTTTTTTTACCAATATTACGACGAAATTGGCTTTGCTTCCTGATGCACGAAAATTGTATGGACATTCATGACACTTTTGCGCTTAAATTGTTTGCTGCAGAATTCACAACTGAATTGTGGCCTAACATTGCATTCGTATTTAAGAtgttgatttaaatgatttttccatTTACATTTGCGGGTACACTTTTCGCATTTGTACTTGTATGCAGCTTCCTGTTCTGATTCCTCAATTTGTTGCTTTTTATGGGTCGGTAGTCTGTTGCTAACCACCAAATTATTAGTTTCTCTTATATAGACCGTACAAAATttggaatcatattttttattatgcttCCGATCTGTagtatcttcatctgaaaatttaagaaaatgtatttgaCGATTTTCTATTTCgcagttttatttaatatattttgattacAAATCTGGTCATACTGTCGATCATTTCTTCtttgatttccaaattttctttattaatatattCAATTTCGAACATTTCTTCCTTAATTTCCTTAATTTGTCCTTTCCATTATTTGTAAACCGTACATAGTTGTGTTCCCTCTGGtggtttgaaatatatttaccTGATGATCTTACTTTTCTTGTTTGCCAATCACTCTTTGATTTCTCTGAAAAAATCAGAGAAATATGATTTAGAGTTACgcaatagtaaaataatttatcattttcctACAACTAAAAATTACATAAGCCTTTCGATTTATGTTTCCAAGATTTGGCAGTTTTCGCACTAAaacattattatatcatttaatcTCATGGCGATACCATTCTAGGTCATGAACTTAATTTCTTCTGTTAAGTGCATTTCAAtgttttgtttaattatattttggatattctatacaatttataaaaaagcatgcatcacgcggaaaaaatatttgtttaaaatttgttttatgtgactaatctttaaaaatgacaTTGAGTTTCGAATAAAGAGTGTTCAGTTTTCACctacctttttattaaaatttctgaaaatgtatatttttattattatttactttattgATCACACCAAGATTTCTGAACACATATTGCGAGAGAAAAAATCAGcttacatatttttgttaaaggattccaaaatactaaaaatgttaaaaatggtaaTCAAGCAATACCTGCTTCTTTTGacctattttcaaataaaaatgacgcataataaattctataataagaaaaattaatatacaccGATATCGTAAGAGAACAAATTTTCTTTCTCAGTACCTCCGAAAAGTAAAATTGAGCCTTATATACTAATTTGGCCTTCCTGTTGACTTCTTTGGTTCATCTTGGTATTCTGTTGATCTACAAAATTATAAACTGATAGTTAGAATCAGtaacttttgatgattttaaaccATATCTTGCATTAAACATTGACAAAATTATCAACAGTAATGAACCATAGCAGATTACATTCCATTTGGACAAAATGTCAATCATGTGtcataaatatataagtttcaaTTTCTCATTCTCTCGTACTT carries:
- the LOC117182841 gene encoding zinc finger protein 678-like codes for the protein MNQRSQQEGQIKKSKSDWKNTEIRVCLSKYQTEHQNLLIKNDEKHSTSDIQYSNDEFVEIKEEFIEDQDTTVQKYDSKFHAVDIKETYKVQESEQEAEKKYKCKKCSHSYLLKNHLNHHLKYECDLNPQFICKFCNRRFKQKCYMDRHISRVHENLDTSESVLRHKCNICFRSYTLLKNLNQHKRFKHSVVKALWFCDFCGISMNLKSSLARHIVSCHLQTTKIRHKCNKCPRSYTAMGVLNRHKRLYHETDKPQFICDFCGHKANEKASLSKHISSRHLQSSQIRHNCNVCSRSYTTTSALNQHKRAEHATVKPQFTCDYCCHNTNRKSSLSRHMIARHLNLKKRT